The following coding sequences lie in one Myxococcus xanthus genomic window:
- a CDS encoding DsbA family protein, which yields MSKSSVWVSLSVGLALGFVGGRVARPTELATGTAHAANLAAKTPAPGARPRAPISPTVYKVPVNDSPTAGAEDALVTLVEFSDYECPFCARANGTVKQLQERYGRKLRVVMKHHPLANHPRARPAALAALAAGEQGKFWEMHEALFTNSRALSEADLERYAMKVGLNISRWNQDRADPRLAERIRQDEALAMQLGATGTPAFYVNGRFISGAQPLEVFTGVVDEELSKAEALVRTGVRPVEVYARTISAGKDSQPTQQMMPEEPAIQQVDVGTAPSRGPADAPVTVVAFSDFECPFCARVVPTMKALEAAYPGKLRVAFKHQPLAQHPNAQIAAEAAMEAHAQGKFWEFHDVLFANQRKLDRASLEDYARQVGLDVGRFNAALDSRKHDAHVSADVAQAMRVGATGTPTFFINGRPVTGARPVEHFRAIIDDELRKAAR from the coding sequence ATGTCCAAGTCGTCTGTCTGGGTGAGCCTGAGTGTCGGTCTGGCGTTGGGTTTCGTGGGGGGGCGCGTGGCGCGTCCCACGGAGCTGGCCACGGGAACGGCCCATGCGGCCAACCTCGCGGCGAAGACGCCCGCCCCCGGCGCGCGTCCGCGTGCGCCGATTTCGCCCACCGTCTACAAGGTGCCGGTCAATGACTCGCCGACGGCGGGAGCGGAGGACGCGCTCGTCACGCTGGTGGAGTTCTCCGACTACGAATGCCCGTTCTGCGCACGTGCGAATGGCACGGTGAAGCAGCTCCAGGAGCGCTATGGCCGCAAGCTGCGCGTGGTGATGAAGCACCACCCGCTGGCCAACCACCCGCGCGCGCGGCCGGCGGCGCTGGCGGCGCTGGCGGCGGGTGAGCAGGGCAAGTTCTGGGAGATGCATGAGGCGCTCTTCACCAACTCGCGAGCGCTGAGCGAAGCCGACCTGGAGCGTTACGCCATGAAGGTGGGCCTGAACATCTCGCGCTGGAACCAGGACCGCGCGGACCCGCGGCTGGCGGAGCGCATCCGCCAGGACGAGGCACTGGCGATGCAGTTGGGCGCCACCGGCACGCCGGCCTTCTACGTGAATGGCCGCTTCATCAGCGGGGCCCAGCCGCTGGAGGTCTTCACGGGCGTCGTGGACGAGGAACTGAGCAAGGCGGAGGCCCTGGTCCGGACGGGCGTGCGGCCGGTGGAGGTCTACGCACGCACCATCTCCGCCGGAAAGGACAGCCAGCCCACGCAGCAGATGATGCCCGAAGAGCCGGCCATCCAGCAGGTGGACGTGGGCACCGCGCCGTCCCGGGGCCCGGCCGACGCGCCGGTGACGGTGGTGGCCTTCTCAGACTTCGAGTGCCCGTTCTGCGCCCGCGTGGTGCCGACGATGAAGGCGCTGGAGGCCGCGTATCCCGGCAAGCTGCGCGTGGCCTTCAAGCACCAGCCCCTGGCGCAGCACCCGAATGCGCAGATTGCGGCGGAGGCGGCCATGGAGGCGCACGCGCAGGGCAAGTTCTGGGAGTTCCACGACGTGCTCTTCGCCAACCAGCGCAAGCTGGACCGGGCGTCGCTGGAGGACTACGCGCGGCAGGTGGGCCTGGACGTGGGCCGCTTCAACGCGGCGCTGGACTCGCGCAAGCATGACGCGCACGTGTCCGCGGACGTCGCCCAGGCCATGCGCGTGGGCGCCACGGGCACGCCCACGTTCTTCATCAACGGCCGTCCGGTGACGGGCGCCCGGCCGGTAGAGCACTTCCGCGCCATCATCGACGACGAGCTGCGGAAGGCGGCGCGGTAG
- a CDS encoding CDP-alcohol phosphatidyltransferase family protein yields the protein MRRQASLALLNTLSLTRLPLAVAFILVPDAWVRAGLVVLAAFTDFLDGWIARHKGLATRLGALIDPVADRAFMVTAILVCYLDGLISGVAVLLLVLRDVGTTVGFFVARLAPRLRSVELKARMLGKAVTSLQLVTLLCVLLFPPAVVPLVALIGVLSFASVVDYSHAVLKARERDAGPRRMKPESGAASSGSSLPPVRK from the coding sequence ATGCGCCGACAGGCGAGCCTCGCGCTGCTCAACACCTTGTCGCTGACCCGGCTGCCCCTGGCGGTGGCCTTCATCCTCGTCCCGGATGCCTGGGTTCGCGCGGGGCTCGTGGTGCTGGCCGCGTTCACGGACTTCCTGGATGGGTGGATTGCCCGGCACAAGGGGCTCGCCACGCGGCTGGGCGCGCTCATCGACCCGGTGGCCGACCGCGCCTTCATGGTGACGGCCATCCTCGTCTGCTACCTCGACGGGCTCATCAGCGGGGTGGCGGTGCTGCTGCTGGTGCTGCGCGACGTCGGCACCACCGTGGGCTTCTTCGTCGCTCGCCTGGCGCCCAGGTTGCGCTCGGTCGAGCTGAAGGCGCGGATGCTGGGCAAGGCCGTCACTTCCTTGCAGCTGGTGACGCTGCTGTGCGTGCTGCTGTTTCCTCCCGCGGTGGTGCCCCTGGTGGCGCTCATCGGCGTGCTGTCCTTCGCGTCGGTGGTGGACTACTCCCACGCGGTGCTGAAGGCCCGGGAGCGGGACGCCGGACCGCGGCGGATGAAGCCGGAGTCCGGCGCGGCATCCTCGGGTTCCTCCCTGCCGCCGGTGCGCAAGTAG
- a CDS encoding STAS/SEC14 domain-containing protein — translation MQQLEWKFGSHSVRYEAPDVVQATFVGPIDLDEIKRAVDVYGEIAQQYGPYYLIADIGRSQLGAEPRRYLSENGKADWFKGTVYVGADVVQQTFGKVIALGMLFTGKARFETTFVKDHEEARAWVAQHRQKNKKKLG, via the coding sequence ATGCAGCAACTGGAATGGAAATTCGGTTCCCACTCGGTGCGCTATGAGGCGCCCGACGTCGTGCAGGCGACCTTCGTCGGTCCCATCGACCTGGATGAAATCAAGCGCGCGGTCGACGTGTACGGGGAGATTGCCCAGCAATACGGGCCCTACTACCTGATCGCCGACATCGGCCGCTCCCAGTTGGGCGCGGAGCCTCGGCGCTACCTGTCGGAGAACGGCAAGGCGGACTGGTTCAAGGGCACCGTGTACGTCGGCGCGGACGTGGTGCAGCAGACCTTCGGCAAGGTCATCGCGCTGGGCATGCTCTTCACCGGCAAGGCGCGCTTCGAGACGACCTTCGTGAAGGACCACGAAGAGGCGCGCGCCTGGGTGGCGCAGCACCGCCAGAAGAACAAGAAGAAGCTGGGCTGA
- a CDS encoding cytochrome P450, translating into MPVSVQKQEETGVPAHASAGRCPHLGAQYNPFTGPHAEDPHAFFEKLRKDEPVSFSPMLNMWLVSRYEDISQVLKSPAQYSNRDMLASGTHLTDEAKAILDQGFPTAHVLLGMDPPEHTRLRRLMNRGFTAQRIAGMGPFIQEMATTLVDRFAQDGQADLVQQLAWPLPVHVILGVMGVPQEDVWKIKRWSSDWQQLVFEYVAPELQVEMAKGVIEFQQYCIRLIEDRKKNPQEDLTSYLVAVESDGEALSMHELVMAVGASMLSAGHESTTALMANAWKLALQHGLWQRLRDNRDLVPKFLEESSRYDSVSHAMIRTAKEDVELSGVKIPQGSRLLLLFAAGSRDESLCPHSSKLDVDREKVPQHLTYGRGTHFCLGAPLARLQFEITTNILLDRLPDPKLVPGQDFGTWQSLVLRQMKHLKVEWTPT; encoded by the coding sequence ATGCCTGTGTCCGTGCAAAAGCAGGAAGAGACCGGAGTTCCAGCCCACGCGTCCGCGGGCCGTTGTCCCCACCTGGGTGCCCAGTACAACCCGTTCACGGGCCCCCACGCGGAGGACCCGCACGCCTTCTTCGAGAAGCTGCGCAAGGACGAGCCCGTCAGCTTCAGCCCCATGCTGAACATGTGGCTGGTCAGCCGCTACGAGGACATCTCCCAGGTGCTGAAGAGCCCGGCGCAGTACTCCAACCGGGACATGCTGGCGAGCGGCACCCACCTCACGGACGAGGCCAAGGCCATCCTGGACCAGGGCTTCCCCACCGCGCACGTGCTGCTGGGCATGGACCCCCCCGAGCACACCCGCCTGCGCCGCCTGATGAACCGGGGCTTCACCGCGCAGCGCATCGCCGGCATGGGCCCCTTCATCCAGGAGATGGCCACCACCCTGGTGGACCGCTTCGCCCAGGACGGTCAGGCGGACCTGGTGCAGCAGCTCGCCTGGCCGCTCCCCGTCCACGTCATCCTCGGCGTCATGGGCGTGCCGCAAGAGGACGTCTGGAAGATCAAGCGCTGGAGCTCCGACTGGCAGCAGCTCGTCTTCGAGTACGTGGCCCCCGAGCTCCAAGTGGAGATGGCGAAGGGCGTCATCGAGTTCCAGCAGTACTGCATCCGCCTCATCGAGGACCGGAAGAAGAACCCGCAGGAGGACCTCACCAGCTACCTGGTGGCCGTGGAGAGCGACGGCGAGGCGCTGAGCATGCACGAGCTGGTCATGGCCGTGGGCGCGTCCATGCTGTCGGCCGGCCATGAGTCCACCACCGCGCTGATGGCCAACGCCTGGAAGCTGGCCCTGCAGCATGGCCTGTGGCAGCGGCTGCGCGACAACCGCGACCTGGTGCCGAAGTTCCTCGAGGAGTCCAGCCGCTACGACTCCGTCTCCCACGCCATGATTCGCACCGCGAAGGAGGACGTGGAGCTGAGCGGGGTGAAGATTCCCCAGGGCTCGCGCCTGCTGCTCCTCTTCGCCGCCGGCAGCCGGGACGAATCCCTCTGCCCCCATTCCAGCAAGCTGGACGTGGACCGGGAGAAGGTGCCGCAGCACCTCACCTACGGCCGCGGCACCCACTTCTGCCTGGGCGCACCCCTGGCCCGGCTCCAGTTCGAAATCACGACGAACATCCTCCTGGACCGGCTGCCGGACCCGAAGCTCGTCCCCGGCCAGGACTTCGGCACCTGGCAGAGCCTGGTGCTGCGGCAGATGAAGCACCTGAAGGTGGAGTGGACCCCCACCTGA
- a CDS encoding DUF4846 domain-containing protein, translating to MRELQVREKPPTHGATCRAALTPGDGCFVSAFDCSPCSSSSSWPATEGRFRPWAWALLWALCLLPVSEGAAEEGQPRPATREELARYAWLPAQAVVRPLDAAVAPPEGYTRVPVVKGSFGAWLRGLPLRPDGTPVLSHQGGRILASDDARLAAVAELDVGTANLQQCADSVIRLHAEWLWASGKRERLAYRFTSGHLAEWPRYAEGDRARVAGSKVSWVRGAAPDASRASFRTWLDMVFTYAGTHSLESLKGRPSREDVRPGDFFVLGGSPGHAVLVLDVAANAAGKKVALLGQGFMPAQDFHVLSAGGDTGPWFPLEGEDVVTPFWKPFPWSSLRRF from the coding sequence ATGAGGGAACTCCAGGTCCGTGAGAAACCTCCAACCCACGGCGCCACCTGTCGTGCCGCCCTGACTCCTGGAGATGGCTGCTTCGTGTCCGCGTTCGACTGCTCGCCGTGCTCGTCCTCCTCGTCCTGGCCCGCCACCGAGGGCCGCTTTCGTCCGTGGGCCTGGGCGCTCTTGTGGGCCTTGTGCCTGCTCCCTGTATCCGAGGGGGCAGCGGAGGAGGGCCAGCCCCGGCCCGCGACGCGGGAGGAGCTGGCGCGCTACGCATGGTTGCCGGCCCAGGCGGTGGTGCGCCCCTTGGATGCCGCGGTGGCGCCGCCGGAGGGCTACACGCGGGTGCCGGTGGTGAAGGGGTCCTTCGGGGCCTGGCTGCGAGGCCTTCCGCTGAGGCCGGACGGCACGCCGGTGCTCAGCCACCAGGGTGGGCGGATTCTGGCGTCGGATGACGCGCGGCTGGCGGCGGTGGCGGAGCTGGACGTGGGCACCGCGAACCTCCAGCAGTGCGCGGATTCCGTCATCCGCCTCCATGCGGAGTGGCTCTGGGCCAGCGGCAAGCGGGAGCGCCTCGCCTACCGCTTCACCAGCGGGCACTTGGCGGAGTGGCCTCGGTACGCGGAAGGGGACCGGGCGCGGGTAGCGGGCTCGAAGGTGTCGTGGGTGCGCGGCGCGGCGCCGGATGCCTCACGCGCCAGCTTCCGCACGTGGCTGGACATGGTCTTCACCTACGCGGGCACGCACTCGCTGGAATCCCTCAAGGGGCGGCCTTCGCGCGAAGACGTGCGGCCCGGGGACTTCTTCGTGCTGGGTGGAAGCCCCGGGCACGCGGTGCTGGTGCTGGACGTGGCGGCCAACGCGGCGGGGAAGAAGGTGGCGCTGCTGGGGCAGGGGTTCATGCCCGCGCAGGACTTCCACGTGCTCTCCGCGGGAGGCGACACCGGACCCTGGTTTCCGCTGGAGGGCGAGGACGTGGTGACGCCCTTCTGGAAGCCCTTCCCCTGGTCCTCACTGCGGCGCTTCTGA
- a CDS encoding fatty acid desaturase family protein, whose product MYAQVVDEADIQFAHRVDRKALAAITREMSKVNNGRALWAMACQWLVIAAAFAFVLFVDRWWAWPLAAVLIATRQHALLALMHEAAHYHFLSNRKVSDVVSDLLCAFPLNMTTAGYRHEHMLHHRYVNTPKDPYLAGQLVDASWHFPRTPVRATAVFLADALGLYAPNHLKVVLPWTYWGRLVGRAQPRISAGEHLRYWLYVATLVTVLVTTGAWLHWLLLWVLPTTTVMMAFFRMRALGEHPIEETTSGDETRETRDVLGTALENFFIAPLNVNLHLTHHAFPSVPFYNLPAMHAQLDKAGLLEDGVNQFDTYLGRENSLIQYLTREPEASAAAAAAAQPSRLSQPLHS is encoded by the coding sequence ATGTACGCTCAAGTGGTGGATGAGGCAGACATTCAGTTCGCGCACCGAGTGGACCGCAAGGCGCTGGCGGCCATCACCCGGGAGATGTCGAAGGTGAACAATGGTCGGGCGCTGTGGGCCATGGCCTGTCAGTGGCTGGTCATCGCGGCGGCATTTGCCTTCGTTCTATTCGTGGACCGCTGGTGGGCCTGGCCGCTGGCGGCGGTGCTCATCGCCACCCGGCAGCACGCGCTGCTGGCGCTGATGCACGAGGCGGCGCACTACCACTTCCTGTCCAACCGCAAGGTGTCGGACGTGGTCAGCGACCTGCTCTGCGCCTTCCCGCTGAACATGACGACGGCGGGCTACCGGCACGAGCACATGCTGCACCACCGCTACGTGAATACGCCGAAGGACCCGTACCTGGCCGGCCAGCTGGTGGACGCCTCCTGGCACTTCCCCCGCACGCCGGTGCGCGCCACGGCCGTCTTCCTGGCGGACGCGCTGGGCCTGTACGCCCCCAACCACCTGAAGGTGGTGCTGCCCTGGACGTACTGGGGCCGCCTGGTGGGCCGCGCCCAGCCCCGCATCTCCGCGGGCGAGCACCTGCGCTACTGGCTGTACGTGGCCACGCTCGTCACGGTGCTGGTGACGACGGGCGCGTGGCTGCACTGGCTGCTCTTGTGGGTGCTGCCGACGACGACGGTGATGATGGCCTTCTTCCGGATGCGCGCCCTGGGTGAGCACCCCATCGAGGAGACGACGTCCGGTGACGAGACGCGCGAGACGCGCGACGTGCTGGGCACCGCGCTGGAGAACTTCTTCATCGCGCCGCTCAACGTGAACCTGCACCTCACCCACCACGCCTTCCCCTCCGTGCCCTTCTACAACCTGCCCGCCATGCACGCGCAGCTCGACAAGGCCGGCCTGTTGGAGGACGGCGTGAATCAGTTCGACACGTACCTGGGTAGGGAGAACAGCCTCATCCAGTACCTCACGCGTGAGCCGGAGGCCTCCGCCGCCGCGGCCGCCGCGGCCCAGCCGTCGCGTCTGAGCCAGCCGCTCCACTCGTGA
- a CDS encoding carboxypeptidase-like regulatory domain-containing protein yields the protein MMHGFRWGIGLSAMAAVLGGLGMWRAERAAQPVLVEVPFPEFARLPSLPPLPLPPPTMDGAADSIRVRAVSKDNGTPLAGARVSLLRGLFTTGLGHQLPDETALTDASGEATFMAPGAGVMTVCARGAGHAELCERDVGVVAGGSLFVELKLPPGAAVEGQVLQHDGRPAAGVRLVAHGDAMLLEMTPVWATTDAQGRYTLDGVTPGYSVSMTPFSPEGEGLSRSVGAELTAGEVRRFDFQLGAFVPVTVKPVMGRRRGAESVESVHVNVQLRPQEDGTFTGITESGRHSVSVWGRRNGRAVSARKDVTLAPGAPAVIAFPFSEMKEGGKVWPWFSSDPGDFEVSGRVFLPDGSPVKGAWIGAQTPGPRGRGCGNSADEHAHVRFDGPEFVVTPRVGAGRIFAWLPDGRAGSAVVRGGKGERVSVDIHLEETGAVAGMMDFGDDHLWGSREAITVNHEWVGASHYTLLDGRIFVPGLKPGKHVLRTSLGTVEFNVNAREVTNVGVLRRPPEPEAAVSDSEVAASEP from the coding sequence GCAGCCGGTGCTCGTGGAGGTGCCCTTTCCGGAGTTCGCGCGGCTCCCCTCCCTGCCGCCGCTCCCCCTGCCGCCGCCGACGATGGATGGCGCGGCGGATTCGATTCGGGTCCGGGCCGTCTCCAAGGACAACGGCACGCCGCTGGCGGGCGCCAGGGTATCCCTCCTCCGAGGACTGTTCACGACTGGCCTGGGACATCAGTTGCCCGACGAGACGGCGCTGACGGACGCGTCGGGCGAGGCGACCTTCATGGCGCCTGGCGCGGGCGTGATGACCGTCTGTGCGCGAGGGGCCGGACACGCCGAGCTCTGTGAGCGGGACGTGGGCGTGGTTGCCGGGGGCTCGCTCTTCGTGGAGTTGAAGCTGCCGCCAGGGGCCGCCGTGGAGGGGCAGGTCCTCCAGCATGACGGGAGGCCGGCGGCGGGTGTCCGGCTGGTCGCGCACGGTGACGCGATGCTGCTGGAGATGACGCCTGTCTGGGCCACGACGGATGCACAGGGGCGCTACACGCTGGATGGCGTGACGCCGGGCTACTCCGTCAGCATGACGCCCTTCTCCCCCGAGGGAGAGGGGCTCAGCCGGTCCGTGGGCGCGGAGCTGACCGCCGGCGAGGTGCGGCGGTTCGACTTCCAACTGGGCGCGTTCGTTCCGGTCACCGTCAAGCCGGTGATGGGGCGCCGGCGTGGGGCGGAGTCGGTGGAGTCCGTCCACGTGAATGTCCAGCTCCGGCCCCAGGAGGACGGCACCTTCACGGGCATCACCGAGTCGGGGCGCCACTCCGTCTCCGTGTGGGGCCGCCGGAACGGGCGGGCGGTGTCGGCACGGAAGGACGTGACGCTGGCGCCCGGTGCTCCGGCGGTCATCGCGTTCCCCTTCTCCGAAATGAAGGAAGGAGGGAAGGTGTGGCCGTGGTTCTCCAGCGACCCTGGCGATTTCGAGGTCTCCGGTCGCGTCTTCCTCCCGGACGGCTCGCCGGTGAAGGGGGCCTGGATTGGGGCACAGACGCCCGGTCCACGGGGGCGGGGGTGTGGCAACTCAGCCGATGAGCATGCGCACGTCCGCTTCGATGGCCCCGAGTTCGTGGTGACGCCCCGGGTGGGCGCGGGGCGAATCTTCGCGTGGCTGCCGGATGGCCGCGCGGGCAGCGCCGTGGTCCGAGGCGGGAAGGGGGAGCGCGTGTCCGTCGACATCCACCTGGAGGAGACGGGCGCCGTCGCCGGGATGATGGATTTCGGCGACGACCACCTCTGGGGCTCCCGCGAGGCAATCACCGTCAACCATGAGTGGGTCGGTGCGTCGCACTACACGTTGTTGGATGGCCGCATCTTCGTGCCGGGGCTGAAGCCGGGCAAACACGTGCTGCGCACCTCTCTTGGGACGGTGGAGTTCAACGTCAACGCCCGCGAGGTGACGAACGTGGGCGTGTTGAGACGGCCGCCGGAGCCGGAGGCCGCGGTCTCTGATTCAGAGGTCGCGGCCTCGGAGCCGTGA
- a CDS encoding STAS/SEC14 domain-containing protein, with translation MKQQPRDWQCGAHRAHFEEPDTLVAEFNGLITLEEVKETVTLYQQTATDHGQYYLIADIGRSQLEAAGRRYMSEKASSDWYHAILYVGADIVMQTFVKAIALALLFTGKSTFETVFVKTQDEARAWVAQHRLRLKSKAG, from the coding sequence ATGAAACAGCAGCCTCGGGATTGGCAGTGCGGAGCCCACCGGGCCCACTTCGAGGAGCCAGACACCCTGGTCGCGGAGTTCAACGGCCTCATCACCCTGGAAGAGGTGAAGGAGACGGTGACGCTCTACCAACAGACGGCCACCGACCATGGCCAGTACTACCTCATCGCGGATATCGGCCGCTCGCAGCTCGAAGCGGCCGGACGCCGGTACATGTCGGAGAAGGCCAGCTCCGACTGGTACCACGCCATCCTCTACGTCGGCGCCGACATCGTCATGCAGACCTTCGTCAAGGCCATTGCCCTGGCGCTGCTCTTCACCGGCAAGTCGACCTTCGAGACGGTGTTCGTGAAGACGCAGGACGAAGCCCGCGCCTGGGTGGCCCAGCACCGGCTCCGCCTCAAGAGCAAAGCAGGCTAG